A window of Pusillimonas sp. T7-7 contains these coding sequences:
- a CDS encoding CoA ester lyase: MRSYLFVPADSQRKLQKSLGTGADALIFDLEDAVSLARKEEGRKILAEFLDQTRQAGGTAAQLLVRVNALTTGMTLADLAAVMPYRPAGIVLPKCRGAADLNLLGSYLDVFEQLYPASANTASTSILAIVTETADSLAGLNEYRGASPRLAGMMWGAEDLSGDIGALANKQEAAPEEWTAPFTLVRSLCLFAAAAAGVAAIDTVPTEINNPEALLRETRQAYRDGFSAKAAIHPGQVPVINQGMTPDEKTIQWARNVAAAFEQNTEVGVATLDGKMLDMPHLRLAKKILSAAEKAGLA; encoded by the coding sequence ATGCGCTCATATCTTTTCGTTCCCGCCGATAGCCAGCGCAAGCTGCAAAAATCTTTGGGCACCGGTGCGGACGCGCTTATTTTTGATCTGGAAGACGCCGTATCACTGGCTCGCAAAGAAGAGGGCCGCAAGATTCTGGCCGAGTTCCTGGACCAGACCCGGCAAGCGGGTGGTACGGCAGCGCAGTTGCTGGTAAGGGTTAACGCCCTGACTACGGGTATGACTTTGGCGGACCTGGCTGCGGTCATGCCTTACAGGCCGGCAGGCATTGTGCTGCCCAAGTGCCGGGGCGCCGCCGATTTGAATTTGCTGGGTTCATATCTTGATGTATTCGAGCAGCTGTACCCGGCATCGGCCAATACGGCTTCCACCTCCATTCTTGCCATTGTGACGGAAACAGCCGATTCCTTGGCGGGGCTGAACGAGTACCGGGGCGCCTCGCCGCGCCTGGCCGGCATGATGTGGGGGGCCGAAGACCTATCCGGGGATATCGGCGCGCTGGCCAACAAGCAGGAAGCCGCCCCGGAAGAATGGACGGCTCCATTTACGCTGGTGCGCTCATTGTGCCTGTTTGCCGCTGCGGCGGCGGGCGTGGCGGCCATCGACACAGTGCCCACAGAAATCAACAACCCGGAAGCGTTGCTGCGGGAAACCCGCCAGGCATATCGTGACGGCTTCTCGGCCAAAGCCGCCATTCATCCTGGGCAAGTGCCAGTGATTAATCAAGGCATGACGCCAGATGAAAAAACCATTCAGTGGGCCAGGAATGTGGCGGCTGCCTTTGAGCAGAATACCGAGGTCGGGGTAGCCACCCTGGATGGAAAAATGCTCGATATGCCTCATTTGCGGCTGGCCAAAAAGATTCTTTCCGCAGCTGAAAAGGCGGGACTAGCCTGA
- a CDS encoding CaiB/BaiF CoA-transferase family protein, translating to MAGPLAGVKIIDLTSVGMGPYATQILADMGADVIKVESMTGDVVRHGAPSLHPGMGAFYMQVNRNKRSIVLDLKAQDDLEVLRNLLRDADVLVSNIRVQSMHRLGLSYEALQAVNPRLIYCGVYGFSENGPYAGRPAFDDIIQAMSGVAGMQGHGEGREPAYVNTVIADKTTGLTAVYAISMALYEREKSGLGQAIEVPMFETMVSFNLLEHMAGATFAGQDMPMGYGRVLSPFRKPYRTLDGYIGVLPYTTEQWRRFFELSGHPQYAQEDRFMDPAQRGENIGAMYEVLASIVAKRSTAEWVELLRSADIPAAPVATLEDLLEDEHLKATGFFEVHEHPTEGPIKMPGVPTRFSRTPGGIRWPAPNMNQDAAAIRAEADMKRKE from the coding sequence ATGGCAGGACCACTGGCAGGAGTAAAAATCATCGACCTGACCTCTGTTGGCATGGGGCCTTATGCAACACAAATACTGGCTGATATGGGGGCGGATGTCATCAAGGTCGAATCGATGACCGGAGACGTGGTCCGGCATGGAGCGCCCAGCCTTCATCCAGGCATGGGCGCGTTCTATATGCAGGTCAATCGCAACAAGCGCAGCATCGTCCTTGATCTGAAAGCGCAAGATGACCTGGAAGTGCTCAGGAATTTGCTGCGGGATGCCGATGTGCTGGTTTCCAATATCCGTGTGCAGTCCATGCACCGTTTGGGCCTGTCTTATGAGGCCTTGCAGGCAGTTAATCCTCGCCTTATTTATTGCGGCGTTTATGGTTTTTCAGAAAACGGCCCGTATGCAGGCAGGCCTGCCTTTGACGACATCATTCAGGCCATGAGCGGGGTGGCGGGCATGCAAGGCCATGGCGAAGGGCGTGAGCCGGCCTATGTCAATACCGTAATAGCCGACAAAACCACGGGTCTGACGGCCGTCTATGCCATCAGCATGGCTTTGTACGAACGTGAAAAATCTGGCCTGGGCCAGGCCATAGAAGTGCCGATGTTCGAAACGATGGTGTCTTTTAACTTGCTCGAGCATATGGCGGGCGCAACGTTTGCCGGACAAGACATGCCTATGGGCTACGGGCGTGTGCTGTCACCGTTTCGCAAGCCTTACCGTACCTTGGATGGCTATATTGGTGTGTTGCCCTATACCACCGAACAATGGCGGCGGTTCTTCGAACTGTCTGGGCATCCGCAGTATGCGCAGGAAGATCGGTTCATGGATCCGGCCCAGCGCGGCGAGAACATTGGCGCCATGTATGAAGTGCTGGCTTCTATCGTTGCCAAGCGCAGCACGGCGGAGTGGGTCGAGTTGCTGCGGTCGGCCGACATCCCTGCCGCTCCGGTGGCCACTTTGGAAGACCTGCTGGAAGACGAGCATCTGAAGGCGACTGGCTTTTTCGAGGTGCACGAGCATCCCACCGAAGGTCCGATCAAGATGCCTGGCGTGCCCACCCGCTTTTCGCGTACTCCTGGCGGCATCCGGTGGCCGGCGCCGAATATGAATCAGGATGCCGCCGCTATCCGTGCTGAAGCAGACATGAAAAGAAAGGAATAA
- a CDS encoding CaiB/BaiF CoA-transferase family protein, with protein MSGPLEGVRVIDMTTVLMGPYASQILGDMGADVIKVESPHGDLVRDLGPMQHDHMGALYLHINRSKRAITLDVKQPEGREALLRLVESADVLLYNIRPQSMERLGLGYDAVSAVNPKILYVGTFGFGQNGPYAAKPAFDDLIQGAIGLPTLIQMAGSDVPRYVPSNIVDRTVGVFAVSSLCAALYHREKTGQGQRIDIPMFETMVSHLLSDHISGATFDPPIGAAGYARLLASERRPYKTKDGFVCAVIYNNKQWAAFYKAIGRFDEFSNDARFVNLNTRNRHINDLQQMVAKIFLERTTDEWLSLLEQADIPCMPLHTLESIFEDPHLQAVGLFQWEDHPSEGRMRRVGVPSSWSGSQPVPGRPAPAPGQHSIEVLQEVGYSDAQIEQLRAQGIVSAADTVPQGH; from the coding sequence GTGAGTGGCCCATTGGAAGGTGTACGCGTCATTGACATGACGACAGTGTTGATGGGGCCATACGCATCCCAGATTCTGGGGGACATGGGGGCCGACGTCATAAAGGTTGAGTCTCCGCACGGTGATTTGGTGCGCGACCTTGGCCCCATGCAGCACGACCATATGGGTGCGCTGTATTTGCATATCAATCGAAGCAAGCGTGCCATCACCCTGGACGTCAAGCAGCCCGAAGGGCGTGAAGCCTTGCTGCGCCTGGTCGAAAGCGCCGATGTGCTGCTTTACAACATTCGGCCGCAATCCATGGAGCGACTTGGGCTGGGTTATGACGCTGTATCGGCGGTCAATCCTAAAATTCTCTATGTGGGTACCTTCGGGTTTGGGCAGAACGGACCCTATGCAGCCAAGCCCGCGTTCGACGATCTCATCCAGGGCGCAATAGGCTTGCCCACCTTGATCCAGATGGCGGGTTCCGACGTTCCCCGCTACGTGCCTTCCAATATTGTTGATCGCACCGTGGGGGTGTTTGCCGTGTCTTCCTTGTGTGCGGCCTTGTATCACCGCGAAAAAACCGGTCAAGGCCAGCGCATAGATATACCCATGTTTGAAACCATGGTCAGCCATTTGCTGAGCGACCATATTTCCGGCGCCACGTTCGACCCTCCAATAGGGGCCGCCGGGTACGCCCGATTGCTGGCTTCGGAGCGGCGCCCTTACAAAACAAAAGATGGTTTTGTTTGCGCTGTCATCTATAACAACAAGCAGTGGGCCGCATTCTATAAAGCCATAGGGCGTTTTGACGAGTTCAGCAATGACGCGCGCTTCGTCAATCTGAATACCCGCAATCGTCATATCAACGACTTGCAGCAGATGGTCGCCAAGATTTTTCTTGAGCGCACTACCGACGAATGGCTGAGCTTGCTTGAGCAGGCCGATATTCCCTGCATGCCATTGCATACGCTCGAGTCGATCTTCGAAGACCCGCATCTGCAGGCGGTGGGCCTGTTTCAGTGGGAAGACCACCCAAGCGAGGGACGCATGCGCAGGGTAGGCGTTCCCAGCAGTTGGTCCGGTTCGCAACCCGTGCCTGGGCGTCCTGCGCCAGCGCCAGGCCAACACAGCATTGAAGTGCTGCAAGAGGTTGGCTATTCCGATGCACAGATCGAACAGTTGCGCGCGCAAGGCATTGTTTCCGCAGCCGATACGGTTCCACAAGGCCATTGA
- a CDS encoding CaiB/BaiF CoA-transferase family protein has translation MTQDTQGMTSWQPLAGIKVADFSVLLPGPLSTVLLADLGADVVKVEPPGGDAARTLLPDMFRSVNRNKRSVVLDLKATEGREHAAKIAAWADVFIESSRPGVADRLGIGFDQLTAANPRLIYCSLSGYGQDGPWKDRPGHDLNYLAASGALAFPGTWGARPARSSVPIADIVAGSLACSAILAALRERDHTGKAVRLDLSLFESALFCTALRHGLDENADPAGHLFPGNDFFETADGRLISLGLLEDRFWHAFVKLTETRAPELGNPEFATLAGRREHGDELTELLRVVLKQCSAQKWDGLLEGSDVPFDICVTPAEAVRSSHIKARGRVAACNNEQFVPFPVTVNDHERPPVKSTAPSLGQHTDDFLGGLSAAPAKP, from the coding sequence ATGACGCAAGACACGCAAGGCATGACGTCCTGGCAGCCTTTGGCCGGCATTAAAGTGGCGGATTTTTCGGTCTTGCTGCCAGGGCCTTTAAGCACGGTGCTGCTGGCTGATCTGGGGGCGGATGTCGTAAAGGTCGAACCGCCTGGCGGTGACGCCGCCCGTACCTTGCTGCCAGATATGTTTCGTTCGGTAAATCGAAACAAGCGCAGTGTTGTCCTGGATCTTAAAGCCACCGAGGGCCGTGAGCACGCAGCAAAAATTGCTGCCTGGGCCGATGTGTTCATCGAGTCTTCCCGTCCTGGCGTGGCCGACCGCCTGGGCATAGGGTTTGATCAATTGACGGCGGCCAATCCACGCTTGATCTACTGCTCTTTATCGGGATATGGGCAAGATGGTCCCTGGAAAGATCGGCCTGGTCACGACCTGAATTATCTGGCGGCCAGCGGCGCCCTGGCGTTTCCCGGCACATGGGGCGCCCGGCCAGCCAGATCCAGCGTACCTATCGCCGATATCGTGGCCGGCAGTCTTGCTTGTTCCGCCATACTTGCCGCCCTGCGCGAGCGCGACCACACGGGGAAGGCCGTCCGGCTTGACCTGAGCTTGTTTGAATCGGCCTTGTTTTGTACCGCTTTGCGCCACGGCTTGGACGAGAATGCCGACCCTGCGGGCCATCTGTTCCCTGGTAATGATTTTTTCGAAACGGCGGATGGCCGCCTGATATCCCTTGGCTTGCTGGAAGATCGCTTCTGGCATGCTTTTGTCAAACTGACCGAGACGCGGGCACCCGAGTTGGGCAATCCAGAGTTTGCAACGCTGGCAGGGCGGCGCGAGCATGGCGATGAACTGACTGAGTTGTTGCGTGTCGTTCTAAAGCAGTGCAGCGCCCAGAAATGGGATGGCTTACTTGAAGGCAGTGATGTACCTTTCGATATTTGCGTGACGCCGGCAGAGGCAGTGCGGTCATCGCATATCAAGGCGCGTGGCCGTGTTGCGGCATGCAATAACGAGCAGTTCGTTCCCTTTCCGGTAACCGTCAATGATCACGAGAGGCCGCCGGTAAAGAGCACCGCTCCATCGTTGGGTCAGCATACCGATGACTTTCTGGGCGGCTTGAGTGCTGCGCCTGCCAAGCCATGA
- a CDS encoding acetyl-CoA hydrolase/transferase family protein, protein MSHEPIELERYVRPGDTIWWNQGTAEPLSLTESLVRQRAAVGPCRAFLGVNSSTTLQAGHADYLSLLSYCGLGRNQQLLEAGMLDVVPCHYSQLPSMLDNGVLPCDVMFLHVSPPGPDGKSSLGTAHDYLLSAARRARVVIAEINEQMPWTYGAHGLEEIHFDAVVHSSRPLLETPVAVVGQIEQRIAEHAAGFIEDGSVLEMGIGAVPDAILGRLTDRRDLGVHSGMLGDSIVDLIESGAVTNARKSIDAGLTTVGILLGTQRLYKFARTNAGLNFQPGTYTHAHSVLARIDNFVAINSAIEVDLTGQINAEVLNGRYMGAIGGQTDFMRGALAARNGRSIIALPSSARNGGISRIVSRLAGSVVTTPRSEADIFVTEWGAAQLRGQPLQERMRRMIAIAHPDHREQLEREAFALKH, encoded by the coding sequence ATGAGCCATGAGCCCATAGAGCTTGAGCGGTATGTTCGACCGGGTGACACCATCTGGTGGAACCAGGGGACGGCCGAGCCCCTGAGCTTGACCGAATCGCTTGTGCGCCAGCGTGCCGCCGTAGGGCCGTGTCGTGCATTTCTTGGGGTAAACAGCTCGACTACGTTGCAAGCAGGGCATGCTGACTATTTGTCCTTGCTGAGCTATTGCGGCCTGGGGCGAAATCAACAGCTGCTGGAAGCAGGGATGCTGGACGTCGTTCCATGCCATTATTCGCAACTACCCTCCATGCTGGATAACGGTGTACTGCCTTGCGATGTGATGTTCCTGCATGTGAGCCCGCCAGGGCCAGACGGCAAGTCCAGCCTGGGGACGGCGCATGATTACCTGCTAAGCGCGGCGCGGCGCGCGCGCGTGGTCATCGCTGAAATCAACGAGCAGATGCCATGGACCTATGGCGCCCATGGGCTGGAAGAGATTCATTTCGATGCCGTTGTGCATAGTTCGCGACCTTTGCTGGAAACGCCAGTGGCGGTTGTGGGCCAGATCGAGCAGCGTATCGCTGAACACGCTGCTGGATTCATCGAGGATGGCAGCGTGCTGGAGATGGGAATAGGGGCCGTGCCAGATGCGATTTTGGGCAGGCTCACAGACCGCCGCGACCTCGGCGTTCATTCCGGCATGCTCGGCGACAGTATCGTGGACCTGATTGAATCGGGAGCGGTCACCAACGCCCGGAAATCGATAGATGCTGGCTTGACAACGGTAGGAATACTGTTGGGTACACAGCGTCTTTACAAGTTTGCGCGAACGAATGCGGGCCTGAATTTCCAGCCTGGGACATACACGCATGCGCACTCCGTTCTGGCCAGAATCGACAACTTCGTCGCCATCAATTCGGCCATAGAGGTTGACCTTACGGGGCAAATCAATGCTGAAGTCCTGAATGGGCGTTACATGGGGGCGATTGGGGGACAAACCGATTTCATGCGTGGCGCCCTGGCTGCAAGAAATGGGCGCTCCATTATCGCCTTGCCTTCGTCTGCCCGGAACGGCGGCATCAGCCGCATCGTGTCGCGGCTGGCCGGCTCAGTGGTGACCACCCCGCGCAGCGAAGCGGATATTTTTGTAACGGAGTGGGGGGCGGCCCAGCTAAGGGGCCAGCCGCTGCAAGAGCGTATGCGGCGCATGATTGCCATTGCGCACCCCGATCATCGAGAGCAATTGGAGCGCGAAGCATTTGCCCTGAAGCACTAG
- a CDS encoding IclR family transcriptional regulator, with amino-acid sequence MDTKKQSDGNVKTAARTLDLFEAFATAQKPLNLSELANVLQIPVSSCFALVRTLENRGYVYMLAAKKGIYPTKRILDVASKISANDPVLDRVEAELSKLRDVTGETIVFSKRQSDHIVYLDVYDSANSIRYNTQVGEFKMLHASSGGKALLGAMDEAELDKFMAQLELTRLTPKTLTTPKALQADLATSRKRGWYSNISESVSDLIGLAVTVSLGGELYAISIAGPVYRMKPNLQAQVAALLKTQQAIQSAD; translated from the coding sequence ATGGATACGAAAAAACAATCGGATGGCAATGTAAAAACAGCGGCTCGTACGCTGGATCTGTTCGAGGCTTTTGCCACAGCGCAAAAACCCTTGAACCTGTCTGAGCTGGCCAATGTCCTGCAAATTCCGGTTTCCAGTTGTTTTGCCCTGGTTCGCACCCTCGAAAATCGAGGCTATGTGTATATGCTGGCAGCGAAAAAGGGAATCTATCCAACCAAACGCATTCTTGATGTGGCTAGCAAGATCAGCGCGAATGATCCGGTGCTCGACCGTGTCGAGGCCGAGCTATCCAAGCTGCGCGATGTTACTGGCGAAACCATAGTGTTCAGCAAGCGCCAGTCCGACCATATTGTCTATCTTGATGTCTACGACTCTGCCAATAGCATTCGCTACAACACGCAAGTCGGTGAATTCAAGATGCTGCACGCCAGTTCGGGCGGCAAGGCGCTTTTGGGCGCCATGGATGAGGCCGAGCTCGACAAGTTCATGGCCCAGCTTGAGTTGACACGCTTGACGCCAAAAACATTGACCACGCCTAAAGCGCTGCAGGCTGATCTGGCCACATCAAGAAAGCGTGGCTGGTATTCAAATATCAGTGAAAGCGTAAGCGACCTGATCGGCCTGGCCGTAACGGTTTCTTTGGGTGGAGAGCTTTATGCCATCTCTATAGCAGGGCCGGTATACAGAATGAAGCCCAATCTGCAGGCTCAGGTGGCGGCCTTGTTGAAGACCCAGCAAGCTATTCAATCTGCCGATTAA